In a genomic window of Wyeomyia smithii strain HCP4-BCI-WySm-NY-G18 chromosome 1, ASM2978416v1, whole genome shotgun sequence:
- the LOC129718490 gene encoding uncharacterized protein LOC129718490 isoform X3: protein MSNPYDVVCCPRTNRAGGGACIFVHQSLQYDVMKNEEFLEGSSIIIYLREPRVKVAVIYRPPHASLNDTINYLDALLECNSKLLCVGDFNIDLLSELSRSYVSMVESNGFAFFNKVDSEYATRRSNTSRTIIDHAITDLYCQKYSICLDDLCFTDHKSILISFGLIRSKKGNVEKQIIKYSFDRISLELAQSVNTTESLESLTALIHDTMARNSFIVHSRNRHRGKPPWIDDHVLREIQLRNQLYQRTIQWPSNHVIQQNFKRQKHYVTRIIKQKQKLYDQNLIAQNRSNIKKVWNILNEIVFHRNTEVRQNAISEVIIDETTLKNETDICNAFSSYFINLPSKLSKDLLRMFNNEPKSRTLHTVVQNSIVILPANEICNYVHSLKNSNAVGIDGISSKFIKNNIAILSSRLTDLFNQAIEEGVFPECLKAAKVVPIHKKGQKSNISNYRPISILPTLSKPFEKLIEQRLRSFLNRNKIIHSNQYGFQPNSNTTSAIVNIINTIQQNIDQRKMCSTIFIDVSKAFDCVHHSILLSKLGSYGIRNNALELFKTYLTGRKQRVIIGNHTSSDLTVKFGVPQGSVLGPLLFNVLSMTSLSFH, encoded by the coding sequence ATGTCCAACCCGTATGATGTAGTGTGCTGTCCACGAACGAACCGTGCAGGCGGCGGTGCTTGTATTTTTGTCCACCAGTCGTTGCAGTATGATGTAATGAAGAACGAAGAATTTTTAGAAGGCAGCTCAATAATTATCTATTTGCGTGAACCACGAGTTAAAGTTGCAGTTATTTATAGACCACCTCATGCCAGCCTCAATGATACCATCAATTATTTGGATGCTTTACTTGAATGTAATTCTAAACTACTGTGTGTTGGGGATTTCAACATTGATCTTCTCAGCGAACTCTCCCGAAGCTATGTATCAATGGTTGAATCCAACGGTTTCGCGTTTTTTAATAAAGTCGATAGTGAATATGCTACCCGTAGAAGTAATACATCTAGAACGATTATTGATCATGCCATAACAGATTTGTACTGTCAAAAATACTCCATATGCTTGGATGACTTATGTTTCACTGATCATAAATCAATACTAATAAGCTTCGGCCTCATCCGTTCAAAAAAAGGGAATGtagaaaaacaaattattaaatACAGTTTCGATCGCATCTCTCTTGAGCTGGCGCAATCTGTAAATACAACAGAGAGTTTGGAAAGTTTAACGGCGCTCATCCATGATACAATGGCAAGGAATTCATTTATTGTTCATAGTAGAAACAGACATCGTGGTAAGCCACCATGGATTGATGATCATGTGTTAAGGGAGATCCAATTGAGAAATCAACTGTACCAAAGAACAATTCAATGGCCTTCAAACCATGTAATTCAACAAAACTTCAAAAGGCAAAAACACTATGTTACACGAATTatcaaacagaaacagaaattgTATGATCAAAATCTGATAGCGCAAAATCGTAGCAATATTAAAAAGGTGTGGAATATATTGAACGAAATcgttttccatagaaacactGAAGTCCGTCAAAACGCTATTTCCGAAGTTATTATTGATGAAACCACTCTCAAAAATGAAACAGACATATGCAATGCTTTCAGTAGTTACTTCATAAATTTACCATCTAAGTTGTCCAAAGACCTGTTACGAATGTTTAATAATGAACCAAAGAGTCGTACGCTCCATACTGTTGTTCAAAATTCCATCGTTATTCTACCAGCTAATGAAATATGTAATTATGTTCATAGCCTAAAAAACTCGAATGCTGTTGGAATAGACGGCATTTCATCTAAATTCATCAAAAACAACATAGCTATACTAAGCTCAAGACTAACTGATCTGTTCAACCAAGCTATAGAAGAAGGTGTTTTTCCTGAATGTTTAAAAGCAGCGAAAGTGGTACCAATTCacaaaaaaggacaaaaaagtAACATTAGTAATTATAGACCTATATCAATACTCCCAACACTGTCCAAACCATTTGAAAAGTTAATTGAACAAAGGCTAAGAAGTTTTTTGAATCGTAACAAAATTATTCACAGTAACCAGTACGGATTTCAACCAAACTCAAACACAACTAGTGCTATTGTGAACATCATTAATACAATTCAACAGAACATCGACCAGCGCAAAATGTGTTCGACAATTTTCATTGACGTTTCAAAAGCTTTCGATTGCGTGCATCACAGTATATTGTTGTCTAAATTAGGAAGCTACGGAATAAGAAATAATGCTCTTGAACTGTTTAAAACTTACTTAACCGGCAGAAAACAACGTGTCATCATTGGCAACCACACCAGCTCAGATTTGACCGTGAAATTCGGAGTACCTCAAGGTTCGGTATTAGGCCCACtgcttttcaatgttttatcaaTGACATCTTTAAGCTTCCATTGA